A stretch of Methanosphaerula palustris E1-9c DNA encodes these proteins:
- a CDS encoding transcriptional regulator has protein sequence MQDDILSILNESEALNAKVFSLVRLKLLASLAALGRDGATYRELKAALTINDGVLFANLNVLKDMGYLTSEKITSDGKELELYTITPNGQDEWKRVKTWLCRFLGCGA, from the coding sequence ATGCAGGATGATATCCTCTCCATCTTAAATGAATCCGAAGCGCTCAATGCGAAAGTCTTCTCGCTCGTCCGGCTGAAACTGCTCGCGAGCCTTGCAGCCCTCGGACGCGACGGGGCGACCTACCGTGAACTCAAGGCGGCGCTCACAATTAATGACGGTGTTCTGTTTGCGAACCTCAATGTCCTCAAAGACATGGGGTATCTCACGTCAGAGAAGATCACCTCGGATGGGAAAGAACTCGAACTCTATACCATCACGCCCAACGGACAGGACGAATGGAAGCGAGTGAAAACCTGGCTGTGCAGGTTCCTCGGCTGTGGAGCATGA
- a CDS encoding type II toxin-antitoxin system PemK/MazF family toxin has translation MTRGDIWLVDLTDAKGHEQRGTRPAIVVGGANGLTLVVPLTSTMSSARFSHTCIISPTRHNGLDVDSVALVFQIVALDRARFRHRIGAVGEPHRLAIVALIRDLLGLD, from the coding sequence ATGACGAGGGGCGATATCTGGCTTGTCGATCTCACCGACGCAAAAGGGCATGAGCAGCGAGGAACCCGTCCTGCAATTGTTGTGGGAGGTGCCAATGGCCTCACCCTCGTCGTCCCGCTGACCAGCACGATGAGCAGTGCCAGGTTCTCGCATACCTGTATCATCTCCCCGACCCGGCACAACGGCCTCGATGTCGATAGTGTCGCTCTCGTATTTCAGATCGTTGCTCTGGACAGGGCCCGATTCAGGCACCGAATCGGAGCCGTCGGTGAACCGCATCGGCTGGCAATCGTGGCCCTTATCCGCGACCTTCTGGGACTGGATTAA
- a CDS encoding EVE domain-containing protein produces the protein MTRWLCMADRTNAAIVKERLVWGVPARYRNTIGRVHPGDTLLIYARQEHAAGETLPSIVMAAYDVVSPVFEDTEPIFTAPAFLPGEVFPMRVKVKPLPDISEPVPFKPLVPALSFIKNKVMWSGSIRAMRTIPEEDYQRIVAGGKGN, from the coding sequence ATGACACGCTGGCTCTGCATGGCCGATCGCACGAACGCCGCTATCGTAAAAGAGCGCCTCGTCTGGGGTGTGCCGGCTCGGTACCGGAATACAATCGGCAGGGTACATCCCGGCGACACGCTCCTGATCTATGCCCGGCAGGAGCACGCCGCCGGCGAGACCCTCCCCTCCATCGTCATGGCCGCCTATGATGTCGTCTCCCCGGTCTTCGAGGACACAGAGCCCATCTTCACGGCGCCGGCCTTTCTCCCTGGCGAGGTCTTCCCAATGCGAGTGAAGGTAAAACCCCTGCCGGATATCAGCGAGCCGGTCCCGTTCAAACCACTCGTGCCGGCCCTCTCATTCATCAAGAACAAGGTCATGTGGTCGGGATCCATCCGAGCCATGCGGACGATCCCGGAAGAGGATTATCAGCGGATCGTCGCCGGGGGCAAAGGAAACTGA
- a CDS encoding TIGR04255 family protein produces the protein MTQYSSPPVVEVVCEFRFSSKTEWNDTLADRFHKAVQETFPERDRIVEHQFEFEVTPDKSQSKNGKRERPVFLTQNRRMFIQFGERIVSIHCLKPYPSWEKFRPIIEQVYGALSKVTEIKGVDRIGLLYVDKIEIPGTEIDLTEYFGFRPVIKGYKPESFVNFLVGVDLPFSGQRDLCRLQLMRAVAEREGYSAFLLTTDYFLRNQEGILPDEVLTWLEEAHATIRNIFLNCITGKLEKIFNGEV, from the coding sequence ATGACCCAGTACAGTTCTCCACCAGTCGTTGAGGTGGTCTGTGAATTTCGTTTCTCTTCGAAGACAGAGTGGAACGACACCCTCGCAGATCGTTTTCACAAGGCTGTTCAAGAGACCTTTCCCGAGCGTGACCGGATTGTAGAGCACCAATTCGAATTCGAGGTCACTCCGGATAAATCCCAATCGAAGAACGGCAAGAGGGAACGACCGGTCTTTCTGACCCAAAACCGGCGAATGTTCATACAATTCGGAGAGCGGATCGTCTCAATCCATTGTTTGAAACCGTATCCGTCCTGGGAAAAGTTCCGGCCGATCATTGAACAGGTCTACGGAGCACTTTCTAAGGTGACCGAGATCAAAGGGGTCGACCGGATCGGCTTACTCTATGTCGACAAGATCGAGATCCCGGGAACCGAGATCGATCTCACAGAATACTTTGGGTTCAGACCGGTCATTAAGGGATATAAACCAGAATCATTTGTGAACTTCCTGGTGGGTGTCGATCTTCCGTTTTCCGGGCAACGAGATCTCTGCCGACTTCAGTTGATGCGGGCTGTAGCAGAAAGAGAGGGCTATAGTGCCTTTTTGCTGACCACTGATTACTTCCTCCGAAATCAGGAGGGAATCCTTCCCGATGAGGTTCTGACCTGGCTTGAAGAGGCCCACGCCACGATAAGAAATATCTTCCTCAATTGTATCACCGGTAAACTCGAGAAGATCTTCAACGGAGAAGTCTGA
- a CDS encoding DUF6414 family protein translates to MPPKVLRDFIYLDVERLKSIIAQIEGGVINTQQDSRQESDELTASVEGGILGFLRGVVGGKYLLENQETSTKTLHDDIFNKVEQFLINTEYLVRIPDDYDIKSDNVNLREDLTDNWFVLINGRVNINDYNRMRDSLSNYNNLATLISQFSIDAQKPALTKKDKVKKMGEIKRELAQNEESIKGLTLFFDIFYKNRIVIKIFPYEGNSKIRFSGNINPVYLREDIASIIYKYGTAPTSNWQIFAQIASIPPADRSNLSPEIDEDTLEAKLHSIFNVFRGIEVLTESVVYPEIAITPIAIYREVSIRTKK, encoded by the coding sequence ATGCCTCCAAAAGTGCTTCGAGATTTTATCTATCTTGATGTTGAGAGATTAAAATCGATAATTGCCCAAATCGAGGGAGGTGTGATAAATACTCAGCAAGACTCTCGGCAGGAGAGTGATGAGCTCACAGCAAGTGTTGAAGGGGGGATATTGGGCTTTCTTCGAGGAGTGGTTGGAGGTAAGTATCTTCTGGAGAATCAGGAGACATCTACCAAGACATTGCATGATGATATTTTCAATAAAGTTGAGCAATTTTTAATTAATACTGAATATCTAGTAAGGATTCCCGATGATTATGATATCAAAAGTGACAATGTTAATTTGAGAGAAGACCTAACCGACAATTGGTTTGTTCTGATTAATGGAAGGGTTAATATTAATGATTATAATCGGATGAGAGATTCATTAAGTAATTATAATAATCTTGCAACTCTTATCTCGCAATTTTCAATTGACGCACAAAAACCAGCACTGACAAAAAAAGATAAAGTTAAAAAAATGGGGGAGATAAAAAGAGAACTAGCTCAAAACGAAGAATCTATTAAGGGGCTGACACTGTTTTTTGATATTTTTTATAAGAATAGAATCGTCATAAAAATATTTCCGTATGAAGGAAATAGTAAAATTAGATTTTCAGGAAATATTAATCCCGTTTATCTGAGAGAAGATATCGCGAGTATTATCTACAAGTATGGGACAGCTCCAACCTCAAATTGGCAAATATTTGCCCAAATCGCTTCAATCCCTCCTGCTGATCGCTCGAATCTATCCCCTGAAATTGATGAGGATACACTTGAGGCAAAATTACATTCAATATTCAACGTGTTTCGAGGTATCGAAGTGCTTACAGAATCTGTAGTCTACCCAGAAATTGCTATCACACCCATCGCAATCTACAGAGAAGTATCCATTAGGACAAAAAAATAA
- a CDS encoding daunorubicin resistance protein DrrA family ABC transporter ATP-binding protein, producing the protein MNAIEVFDLTKYYDSLCAVDHLTLSVDNEIFGLLGPNGSGKTTTVMMLTTLLRPTEGKGLVCGHDIVTEGSLVRKNLSYVPQEMAVDIKMTGRENVLFFAKLYGVPDPKDRTDEALAVMELSDRADDLVKTYSGGMRRRLELAQALVHEPAVLFLDEPTIGLDVAARKKIWEHIRELRGRGMTIFVTTHYLDEADQYCDRVGIISKGKIMALGSPADLKARLMEDIVTATIAGAFIPPEIEGVRVVGRVEDEVSFTVENGREALPLIAQALAANGTTVTSLSLQEPTLDDVFLHAVGVQEEPHTFNDRQFRTMLRRRR; encoded by the coding sequence ATGAACGCGATAGAGGTTTTCGATCTCACGAAATATTACGACTCGTTGTGTGCCGTCGACCATCTCACCCTCTCGGTCGACAACGAGATCTTCGGGCTGCTGGGGCCCAACGGCTCCGGCAAGACCACCACCGTGATGATGCTCACCACGCTGCTGCGCCCGACCGAAGGGAAGGGACTGGTCTGCGGCCACGATATCGTAACAGAAGGGAGTCTGGTGAGGAAGAACCTCAGTTATGTCCCGCAGGAGATGGCCGTCGACATCAAGATGACCGGGCGGGAGAACGTCCTCTTCTTCGCAAAACTCTACGGGGTGCCGGACCCGAAAGACCGGACCGATGAAGCCCTCGCCGTGATGGAACTCTCGGACCGGGCCGACGATCTCGTCAAAACCTATTCCGGGGGGATGCGCCGCCGGCTCGAACTGGCCCAGGCGCTGGTCCACGAACCTGCCGTCCTCTTCCTGGACGAACCGACCATCGGGCTCGACGTCGCCGCGAGGAAGAAGATCTGGGAACATATCAGGGAACTTCGGGGAAGGGGGATGACGATCTTCGTCACGACCCACTACCTGGACGAGGCCGACCAGTACTGCGACCGGGTCGGGATCATCAGCAAAGGAAAGATCATGGCCCTCGGTTCGCCGGCCGACCTCAAGGCCCGGTTGATGGAGGATATCGTCACCGCGACGATCGCAGGAGCGTTCATCCCACCTGAGATCGAAGGGGTCCGGGTCGTCGGGCGGGTGGAGGACGAGGTCTCCTTCACCGTGGAGAACGGGAGGGAGGCGCTCCCGCTGATCGCCCAGGCCCTCGCTGCGAACGGAACGACCGTCACGTCGCTGTCTCTTCAGGAGCCGACCCTCGACGATGTCTTCCTCCATGCCGTGGGGGTCCAGGAGGAGCCCCACACCTTCAATGACCGCCAGTTCCGGACGATGTTGCGGAGGCGGAGATGA
- a CDS encoding ABC transporter permease, which produces MSGIWYYMERDMIKWLRGRIAVVSLLVMPAAWLIFVGLALPVTFTGNYLDFITPGILVMTILASSLQGGALLMFDRILGFLNKFLALPTPREDILFGKILFITLRGLIQSTVIFLVSILIGATILSPLQYGMVYLILVLFGILFSGLATTLALYVEDHDSYGAVNTMISMPLFFTSSALMPYRVMPPWLRTIASVNPLSFAIDAIRAVEAGQFPLMQIGLLSVLCVVIIALCMQVFRRMTV; this is translated from the coding sequence ATGAGCGGCATCTGGTACTACATGGAACGGGATATGATCAAGTGGTTACGCGGGAGGATCGCCGTCGTATCGCTGCTGGTGATGCCGGCCGCATGGCTGATCTTCGTCGGGCTCGCCCTGCCGGTCACCTTCACCGGCAATTACCTCGACTTCATCACCCCCGGCATCCTGGTCATGACCATCCTCGCCTCGTCGCTGCAGGGCGGGGCGCTGCTGATGTTCGATCGGATCCTCGGGTTCCTGAACAAGTTCCTCGCCCTCCCGACACCCCGCGAGGACATCCTCTTCGGGAAGATCCTCTTCATCACCCTCCGCGGGCTCATCCAGTCGACGGTGATCTTCCTGGTCTCGATCCTCATCGGTGCGACGATCCTGTCGCCCTTACAGTACGGCATGGTCTACCTGATCCTGGTCCTCTTCGGGATCCTCTTCTCTGGGCTGGCCACGACACTGGCCCTGTACGTGGAGGATCACGACTCGTATGGCGCAGTCAATACGATGATCTCCATGCCGCTCTTCTTCACCTCCAGCGCCCTGATGCCCTACCGTGTGATGCCTCCCTGGCTGCGGACGATCGCATCGGTCAACCCCCTCAGCTTCGCCATCGATGCGATCCGAGCGGTGGAAGCCGGCCAGTTCCCGCTGATGCAGATCGGACTGCTGAGCGTGCTCTGTGTCGTCATCATCGCCCTCTGCATGCAGGTCTTCCGGAGGATGACGGTGTGA
- a CDS encoding tetratricopeptide repeat protein, with protein sequence MLFIFLFHSGCIAPNPAMAVKNQSQFAEESNASQRYYDQLVTEDPLNATAWCIRGNYYNNVFNQYEKALQCYDQGLDLDPTYGYCWYSKGITLQNMKRFNESAICFENAKKFDPTLPV encoded by the coding sequence GTGCTATTCATCTTTCTCTTCCACTCAGGATGCATCGCCCCAAACCCTGCGATGGCGGTGAAAAATCAGTCACAATTTGCAGAGGAGAGCAACGCAAGCCAGAGGTATTACGACCAGTTAGTGACGGAAGATCCGCTGAATGCAACCGCATGGTGCATACGGGGAAATTATTACAACAATGTCTTCAACCAGTACGAAAAAGCCCTGCAGTGTTACGATCAGGGACTTGACCTCGATCCCACCTATGGGTACTGCTGGTATTCGAAAGGGATTACGCTCCAGAATATGAAGCGGTTCAATGAATCAGCGATCTGTTTTGAAAACGCGAAAAAATTTGATCCGACCCTGCCAGTGTGA
- a CDS encoding ArsR/SmtB family transcription factor: MLDQEEVSRLLDILGNRNRRRIIDLLRQKPCFVTEISDRLVLSPKVVIEHLAMMEREQIITFNQDERRRKYYFLFNDITFSVDLKRRDDLISLPERSQQAVLRNGLVMLRRLISARENLILNLEQIDRDIDLKIHDMLKYGKDILQNEGDLDLLIALSHYDLTFESLEELTGMSSSELNSTLARLKKNGLVENQGTTYNLSGIHAE; encoded by the coding sequence ATGCTCGACCAAGAGGAAGTATCCCGCCTCCTCGATATTCTTGGAAACAGGAACAGAAGGCGGATCATCGACCTTCTCCGTCAGAAGCCCTGTTTTGTCACTGAGATCTCGGACCGGCTCGTGCTCAGTCCGAAGGTGGTGATCGAACACCTGGCCATGATGGAGCGGGAGCAGATCATCACGTTCAACCAGGATGAGCGGAGGCGAAAGTACTACTTCCTCTTCAATGACATCACGTTCAGCGTCGACCTGAAGAGGCGCGACGACCTGATCTCTCTGCCAGAGCGGAGTCAGCAGGCGGTGCTCAGAAACGGGCTGGTGATGCTGCGGCGGCTGATCAGTGCCCGTGAGAACCTGATCCTGAACCTGGAACAGATTGACCGCGATATCGATCTTAAAATACATGATATGCTTAAGTATGGTAAGGATATACTGCAGAACGAAGGGGATCTCGATCTCCTGATCGCTCTCTCTCATTACGACCTCACCTTCGAGAGTCTCGAGGAGCTGACCGGTATGTCCTCCTCAGAATTGAATAGCACGCTCGCCCGGCTGAAGAAGAACGGGCTGGTGGAGAACCAGGGAACAACCTATAACCTGAGTGGTATACATGCCGAATAA
- the guaB gene encoding IMP dehydrogenase gives MKYADKLQIPTALTFDDVLLKPAASYVEPSETDVRSRFSKKIALNIPLVSSAMDTVTESTMAIAIAREGGIGVLHRNMSVEEEIRQITIVKQAEELIERDVQSVTPESTVADVERLMNIHGIGGVPVLDDDQRIIGIVSRRDVRAIVSKRGAESIRTIMTKQPITTGENINIDDALEVMYTNKVERLPVVNSEKRLLGIITMQDILEKRQYPRAIRDDLGNLRVAAAVGPFDFERAMALDGVHADALIVDCAHGHNMKVVQAVRDIKASATAEVIAGNIATAEAATALSDTVDGLKVGIGPGSICTTRIVAGVGIPQITAIAEVAGVASEAGVPVIADGGVRFSGDVAKAIAAGADSVMMGSLFAGTDEAPGRVIAIKGRRYKQYRGMGSMGVMSSGVSSDRYFQKKEIGKTKFVPEGVEGATPYVGRVSDVIYQLVGGLRSSMGYTGSATIPDLQKNGAFVRITAAGMGESHPHNIMITDEAPNYRMFE, from the coding sequence ATGAAATACGCCGATAAACTGCAGATCCCGACGGCTCTGACCTTTGACGATGTGCTGCTCAAGCCGGCGGCGTCGTACGTGGAGCCCTCGGAGACCGATGTCCGGTCGAGGTTCTCGAAGAAGATCGCCCTGAACATTCCCCTGGTCTCGTCTGCGATGGATACGGTCACCGAGTCGACGATGGCCATCGCGATCGCCCGTGAAGGAGGGATTGGGGTGCTCCACCGGAACATGTCCGTCGAGGAGGAGATCCGGCAGATCACCATCGTCAAGCAGGCAGAGGAATTGATCGAGCGGGACGTCCAGTCGGTCACTCCCGAGTCGACGGTCGCCGATGTCGAGCGGCTGATGAATATCCATGGGATCGGCGGTGTGCCGGTGCTCGACGACGATCAGCGGATCATCGGGATCGTCTCCAGGCGGGACGTTCGGGCGATCGTCTCCAAGCGGGGTGCAGAGAGTATTCGGACGATCATGACCAAGCAGCCGATCACCACCGGGGAGAACATCAACATCGACGATGCCCTGGAGGTGATGTACACCAACAAGGTCGAGCGGCTTCCGGTGGTGAACAGCGAGAAGCGGTTGCTCGGGATCATCACGATGCAGGATATCCTGGAGAAGCGGCAGTACCCGCGTGCGATCCGGGATGATCTGGGGAATCTCCGCGTCGCTGCGGCGGTCGGTCCGTTCGACTTCGAACGGGCGATGGCGCTCGACGGGGTCCATGCCGACGCTCTGATCGTGGACTGCGCCCACGGCCATAACATGAAGGTGGTGCAGGCCGTTCGCGACATCAAGGCCAGTGCGACGGCCGAGGTGATCGCAGGGAATATTGCGACCGCTGAGGCTGCCACGGCCCTCTCCGACACGGTCGACGGGCTGAAGGTTGGGATCGGGCCGGGCTCGATCTGCACGACCCGGATCGTCGCTGGTGTCGGTATCCCGCAGATCACCGCGATCGCGGAGGTCGCCGGGGTGGCCTCTGAGGCAGGTGTGCCGGTGATCGCTGATGGGGGGGTCCGATTCAGCGGCGATGTCGCCAAGGCGATCGCCGCCGGCGCCGACAGCGTGATGATGGGTTCGCTCTTCGCCGGGACCGATGAGGCTCCTGGCCGCGTGATCGCTATCAAGGGGAGACGGTACAAGCAGTACCGCGGTATGGGTTCGATGGGCGTGATGAGCAGCGGGGTCTCCAGCGACCGTTACTTCCAGAAGAAGGAGATTGGGAAGACCAAGTTCGTTCCCGAGGGTGTCGAAGGAGCGACCCCGTATGTGGGTCGCGTCTCCGATGTGATCTACCAGCTCGTCGGCGGGCTGCGGTCATCGATGGGCTACACCGGCTCGGCCACGATCCCGGACCTGCAGAAGAACGGGGCATTCGTCCGTATCACTGCCGCGGGTATGGGGGAGAGTCACCCGCACAATATCATGATCACCGACGAGGCACCGAACTATCGGATGTTTGAGTGA
- a CDS encoding (5-formylfuran-3-yl)methyl phosphate synthase, which yields MKLLVSPSSPEEAQRSLAADIIDVKKPSEGSLGANFPWVIRAIKAMTEKPVSAAIGDFDNKPGGAALAAYGAACAGADYIKVGLMLNDPAAAAEVIEGVVRAVKDDFPEKYVVIAAYSDYERLGTISPFDMTPLAAAAGADFAMIDTGRKDRRSTFEFMDTEALTRFTAMNRDAGLGTALAGSLVFEDLPVLKRIDPEIIGVRGMVCGGDRNATIREDLVARAIAEVR from the coding sequence ATGAAATTACTGGTCAGCCCTAGCAGTCCTGAGGAGGCTCAGCGTTCGCTCGCTGCTGATATCATTGACGTGAAGAAGCCCTCAGAGGGATCTCTGGGTGCAAACTTCCCCTGGGTGATCAGGGCGATCAAGGCGATGACCGAGAAACCGGTCAGCGCTGCAATCGGCGACTTTGACAACAAGCCGGGCGGTGCTGCTCTTGCCGCGTACGGGGCGGCCTGTGCCGGTGCCGATTACATCAAGGTCGGGCTGATGCTCAACGACCCTGCGGCCGCGGCCGAGGTGATCGAGGGTGTCGTCCGGGCGGTCAAGGATGATTTCCCTGAGAAGTACGTGGTGATCGCGGCGTATTCTGATTATGAACGGCTCGGAACGATCTCTCCGTTCGATATGACCCCGCTGGCAGCAGCGGCGGGCGCGGACTTTGCGATGATCGATACCGGCAGGAAGGACCGGCGGTCCACCTTTGAGTTCATGGACACAGAGGCGCTGACCCGGTTCACCGCGATGAACCGGGACGCCGGCCTCGGGACGGCCCTGGCCGGCTCGCTGGTCTTCGAGGATCTCCCGGTCCTGAAAAGGATCGATCCGGAGATCATCGGTGTCCGCGGTATGGTCTGCGGCGGCGATCGAAACGCGACCATCCGCGAGGATCTGGTCGCCAGGGCGATTGCGGAGGTGCGGTGA
- a CDS encoding HisA/HisF-related TIM barrel protein: MELILAVDLKDGLVVHGKSGRRDQYAPLTWGPAPTAEPVGFVRTLRPAYLYIADLDRIEGRGDHDREVKDCAPLVKHCYLDRGCRGPEDYLQVPGVSTIVGTETGGADLERYHGGYLSLDIRDGGVIPTGTDPVSFLAAAGRYSFDGCILLNIQAVGTETGLDRDRLARLREACTGRLFYGGGVKGEEDLDALQETGFDGAIVATAVHKGIIPLDAVRRGQWS; encoded by the coding sequence ATGGAACTGATCCTGGCAGTTGATCTCAAGGATGGGCTGGTCGTCCACGGAAAGAGCGGCAGACGCGACCAGTACGCGCCGCTGACCTGGGGGCCGGCCCCAACAGCAGAGCCTGTCGGGTTCGTCAGGACCCTCCGCCCCGCGTATCTGTACATCGCCGACCTGGACCGGATCGAGGGGCGCGGTGATCATGACCGGGAGGTGAAGGATTGTGCCCCCCTGGTGAAGCACTGTTATCTCGACCGCGGGTGCAGGGGACCGGAGGACTACCTGCAGGTCCCGGGGGTCAGCACCATCGTCGGCACTGAGACCGGCGGAGCCGACCTCGAACGCTACCACGGCGGCTACCTGAGCCTGGACATCAGGGACGGGGGTGTCATCCCCACCGGGACCGACCCAGTCTCCTTCCTGGCCGCGGCCGGCCGGTACTCCTTCGACGGCTGTATCCTGCTGAACATCCAGGCCGTCGGGACCGAAACCGGACTGGATCGGGATCGCCTGGCCCGGCTGCGAGAGGCCTGCACCGGCCGGCTCTTCTATGGCGGCGGGGTGAAGGGGGAAGAGGATCTCGATGCCCTGCAGGAAACCGGGTTCGACGGCGCGATCGTGGCCACGGCCGTGCACAAAGGGATCATCCCCCTCGATGCGGTGCGGAGGGGACAATGGTCCTGA
- the tmk gene encoding dTMP kinase → MVLITIEGIDGAGKSSLVRRLKHSLADLDPIFTREPGSTWIGESVRRGIAEEIDPVAEALLFAADHAAHIARVIRPGLAKNRVIISDRYVDSRYAYQSVMLKGVLPDPGTWLRQVHQHWSIAPDLTFLMVLPVGTALARITRGRPKKEHFEQTAVLEAVQQQYLALARAEPSRFVVIDAELDLAEVHHFMDQTIREAVRRNAGSSRSHP, encoded by the coding sequence ATGGTCCTGATCACCATCGAAGGGATCGATGGCGCAGGAAAGAGTTCGCTGGTCCGCCGGCTGAAACATTCGCTCGCCGACCTGGACCCGATCTTCACCCGGGAACCGGGGTCGACCTGGATCGGGGAGTCGGTCAGGCGCGGGATCGCCGAGGAGATCGATCCGGTGGCAGAGGCGCTCCTCTTTGCAGCTGACCATGCGGCTCACATCGCCCGGGTGATCAGACCGGGGCTCGCGAAGAACAGGGTGATCATCTCCGACCGCTACGTCGACAGCCGGTACGCCTACCAGTCGGTGATGCTGAAGGGGGTGCTCCCCGACCCCGGCACCTGGCTCCGTCAGGTGCACCAGCACTGGTCGATCGCCCCGGACCTGACCTTTCTGATGGTGCTGCCGGTCGGCACGGCCCTCGCCCGGATCACCAGGGGACGGCCGAAAAAAGAGCATTTTGAGCAGACCGCCGTGCTCGAAGCCGTGCAGCAGCAGTACCTGGCCCTCGCCAGGGCCGAACCATCACGGTTCGTGGTGATCGATGCAGAACTGGATCTGGCCGAGGTCCATCATTTCATGGACCAGACCATCCGGGAAGCGGTCAGGCGGAACGCTGGATCGTCACGATCACATCCCTGA